The following are encoded together in the Humulus lupulus chromosome 5, drHumLupu1.1, whole genome shotgun sequence genome:
- the LOC133777599 gene encoding uncharacterized protein LOC133777599 has translation MMSLFCNRRMSVSKWVHPVSKRIMDIIEKNKNVAKHCFPMLAGGGKFQVNLLQSINAQSFVVNLETKTCTCRLFQLSGIPCGHALAAIWFSNLDPVGFIDDYYKRQAYEETYATPIEPMPSPDKWPDTGLNPIHPPTETILPGRPKKSRNKEADEPPPTTATKARRVGQVNHCSNCKQTGHSRVTCKNATMEPARQKKRGRPPSQNPTTETIKRKERAKRQKQRNGGSTSQTN, from the exons ATGATGAGTTTGTTCTGCAATAGAAGAATGAGTGTCTCTAAGTGGGTGCATCCTGTTTCCAAAAGAATTATGGACATCATTGAGAAAAACAAGAATGTTGCTAAGCATTGTTTCCCTATGCTTGCTGGAGGTGGTAAGTTCCAGGTAAATTTATTGCAAAGCATCAATGCTCAGTCATTTGTTGTGAACTTGGAAACGAAAACATGCACATGTAGGCTATTCCAATTGTCTGGCATACCATGTGGGCATGCTTTAGCTGCTATCTGGTTTTCAAACCTAGATCCAGTGGGATTCATAGATGACTACTACAAGAGGCAAGCATATGAAGAAACTTATGCGACACCAATCGAACCAATGCCTAGCCCAGATAAGTGGCCTGACACTGGTCTGAATCCGATACATCCTCCAACAGAGACAATTTTACCTGGAAGGCCTAAAAAGTCTAGAAACAAAGAGGCAGATGAACCACCACCTACTACTGCAACAAAGGCTAGGAGAGTTGGCCAAGTTAATCACTGCAGCAATTGTAAGCAAACAGGCCATTCACGAGTAACATGCAAGAATGCAACTATGGAG CCTGCAAGGCAAAAAAAGAGAGGAAGACCACCATCTCAGAATCCTACTACTGAAACTATTAAAAGGAAGGAGCGAGCTAAGAGACAGAAGCAAAGGAATGGTGGTTCCACATCTCAGACCAACTAA